The genomic window GGCCTCGACCATCTGTTGCAGACAGGGTGTTTCAGCCGCGATCACGTCATCGGGCAGGATCACCGCAAAAGGCTCATCTGCCAGCAGACGCCGCGCACACCAGACCGCATGACCAAGGCCAAGCGCCTTGTGCTGGCGCAGATAGGCGATGGCGCCGCTATCCATATTGGTGGAGTCCAGAACCTTCAGCAGATCATCCTTGCCCTTGGCGCGCAGGGCGCTTTCCAGTTCGGGCGAGTGGTCGAAATAATCCTCAAGCGCGCTTTTCCCGCGCGAGGTGACGAAGATGAACTCTTTGATACCGGCGGCCCGCGCCTCGTCGATCGCATATTGGATCAGCGGGCGGTCCACCAATGTCATAATCTCTTTCGGGATTGATTTGGTCGCGGGCAGAAACCGCGTGCCCAGCCCCGCCACCGGAAAGATCGCTTTTGTGACCCGTTTTGTCATAACTTCACCATTCGCCTTTCTCATGGGCAGAGAATCCCTTGACCGACATAACGATACCCGACCGGGACCACCAGCTTTGCCCCGGTTCATAACCCAGACAGGCGACAAATGGTCAAATTTATGGCAGGGCGTATAAAATCAGCTGCGCACCGCCTCTATCCGGTCGGTTTCCGCACGAACGCGCCGCCGGAAACTCCATATCTGGACCCGTGATCGCGTGCGATCCGCCCGGCCGAACAGCCCGCCGCTTTGTACCCAGACACCGGTTTCGGTAAATTGCACCCGATGCGCCCTTGGCGTCGGCGCAAACAGAAACACCGTCACGGTCCGGCCGGACTGTGCCGGTTCTGCCGCATCAGCAAGACATCTGTCTGCCTGAAACCACCGGCCCGCCAGATAAAGGGGCGGCAAGGGCAGATCATCGCGCATGGTCTGAAACACGCCCCCCTCTGCGGCGGGTATATCCGTCTGCCCCGGCACCCGGGTGCGCCCGATGGCAAACCCGTCCTCCAGCTCCTGACGCAGGCGCTGCACATCCCGGGGTGTCAGATCACCCTGCCGCTGAAACCGGTCAAGCCGGGCCAGTTGGTCTGCCTGAAACCGGGCCAGATGCGGGGCAACCTGATCGGGTGCCAGATGCTTGCGCAGATAGACCGCCATGCTTGCCCCGATCTCTGTCAGTGATCTGGGTGCGCGGTTGGCCGCACGGCGGGCAGAGGGGGCAAAGCCATGATGAACCAGCGCCGAAGGAACCGAGACCGAGATCAGCCCCGCCTGATGCAGGCGCAGGGCCATATCCGTATCGTCGAGATAAAAGGCAAAACTGGTGTCAAACCCGCCAATCCGGTCAAGCGCCCGACGGCGCAGGGCCATATTCGTACCCTGCAGTTTCAAGGCATAACCCGATGACAAAGCCGGGCGCACCGGGCCGGTCCCTTCCAGATCAAGCGCAATCTCATCCGTCTCGGCATTCACCGCGCGGCTGCCCCATTGCAGCGACAAACCGTTGCGCCCGATCACATGGCCCCCCGCCGCCATCACCTGCGGATCGTCGAAACCCGCCATCAGACGGGTCAGCCAATTGGGTTCCGGCACCGCATCATCATCCATAAAGGCCAGCACATCGCCCGAGGCCAGCGC from Rhodophyticola sp. CCM32 includes these protein-coding regions:
- the galU gene encoding UTP--glucose-1-phosphate uridylyltransferase GalU; this translates as MTKRVTKAIFPVAGLGTRFLPATKSIPKEIMTLVDRPLIQYAIDEARAAGIKEFIFVTSRGKSALEDYFDHSPELESALRAKGKDDLLKVLDSTNMDSGAIAYLRQHKALGLGHAVWCARRLLADEPFAVILPDDVIAAETPCLQQMVEAHAETGGNMVAAMEVPAEKASAYGVLDIREDMGTVVSVKGMVEKPPMDEAPSNLAVIGRYILTPNIMQNLHQIKTGAGGEVQLTDAIAQEIETSGNVFGFRFRGQRFDCGSKAGFLQATVAFGLARAELRDEFSQYLGEMVATRNAAQ
- a CDS encoding glycosyltransferase family 2 protein, with translation MIATAPSVSVIIVSQGRPALLRRCLLGVYQLTYRPVEMVVVADQAGLDAIADLPFADRIRTGLQTCSNISASRNMGLALASGDVLAFMDDDAVPEPNWLTRLMAGFDDPQVMAAGGHVIGRNGLSLQWGSRAVNAETDEIALDLEGTGPVRPALSSGYALKLQGTNMALRRRALDRIGGFDTSFAFYLDDTDMALRLHQAGLISVSVPSALVHHGFAPSARRAANRAPRSLTEIGASMAVYLRKHLAPDQVAPHLARFQADQLARLDRFQRQGDLTPRDVQRLRQELEDGFAIGRTRVPGQTDIPAAEGGVFQTMRDDLPLPPLYLAGRWFQADRCLADAAEPAQSGRTVTVFLFAPTPRAHRVQFTETGVWVQSGGLFGRADRTRSRVQIWSFRRRVRAETDRIEAVRS